A single genomic interval of Psychroserpens sp. NJDZ02 harbors:
- the hemL gene encoding glutamate-1-semialdehyde 2,1-aminomutase — protein sequence MIYKRSSALFAEAEKVIPGGVNSPVRAFKAVGGTPIFVKEAKGAYLYDEDGNQLIDYIASWGPMILGHAHKPVVDAVIDKAKKGTSFGMPTEIETKIAELAVSMVPNIDKIRFVNSGTEACMSAVRLARGYTNKDKIIKFAGCYHGHSDSFLIQAGSGAVTFGSPNSPGVTQGTAKDTLLAKYNDLANVAALIEANKNEIACIIIEPVAGNMGCIPPKAGFLEGLRQLCDANNILLVFDEVMTGFRLAKGGAQELLDIKADIVCFGKVIGGGLPVGAFAAKAEIMDHLAPLGPVYQAGTLSGNPLAMAAGLAMLEELNKGDVFSSLAKKTEYLHKGIAEVLERLNVTHTINRLGSMMSVHFSEGQVVDFETSAKGNNETFKTFFHGMLNQGIYLAPSAFESWFLNDALSYEDLDKTIAACEAVFS from the coding sequence ATGATTTATAAACGAAGTAGTGCTTTGTTTGCAGAAGCAGAGAAAGTAATTCCTGGAGGTGTAAACTCTCCAGTCCGTGCATTTAAAGCAGTAGGTGGCACACCTATTTTTGTAAAAGAAGCTAAAGGGGCTTATCTGTATGACGAAGATGGTAACCAATTAATAGATTATATCGCTTCTTGGGGGCCAATGATTTTAGGTCACGCGCATAAACCAGTGGTTGATGCAGTTATTGATAAAGCTAAAAAAGGAACCTCTTTTGGTATGCCAACCGAAATTGAAACTAAAATTGCGGAGTTAGCAGTATCTATGGTTCCTAATATTGATAAGATTCGTTTTGTTAATTCAGGTACAGAGGCTTGTATGAGTGCTGTCAGATTAGCAAGAGGCTATACTAATAAAGATAAGATTATCAAGTTTGCTGGTTGTTATCATGGGCATTCAGATTCGTTTTTAATACAAGCGGGTAGTGGTGCAGTAACTTTTGGATCACCAAATAGTCCAGGAGTAACACAAGGTACCGCTAAAGATACATTGTTGGCTAAGTATAACGATTTAGCTAATGTTGCAGCTTTAATTGAAGCTAATAAAAACGAAATTGCTTGTATTATTATAGAGCCAGTGGCTGGTAATATGGGATGTATTCCTCCAAAAGCAGGTTTTTTAGAAGGCTTAAGACAATTGTGTGATGCTAATAATATTTTATTGGTATTTGATGAGGTTATGACCGGATTTAGATTGGCTAAAGGTGGTGCTCAAGAATTATTAGATATCAAAGCAGATATTGTATGTTTTGGTAAAGTAATAGGAGGTGGTTTGCCTGTAGGTGCTTTTGCAGCTAAGGCTGAAATCATGGATCATTTAGCGCCTTTAGGGCCAGTATATCAAGCAGGAACATTAAGTGGTAATCCATTAGCTATGGCTGCGGGATTAGCAATGTTAGAAGAACTAAATAAAGGTGATGTGTTTTCAAGTTTAGCGAAGAAAACGGAATACTTACATAAAGGTATTGCTGAGGTTTTAGAACGATTAAATGTCACGCATACTATAAACCGATTGGGGTCTATGATGTCTGTACATTTTAGCGAAGGTCAAGTTGTAGATTTTGAAACGTCTGCTAAAGGAAACAACGAAACATTTAAAACCTTTTTCCATGGGATGCTTAATCAAGGTATCTATTTAGCGCCAAGTGCTTTTGAAAGTTGGTTTTTAAATGATGCACTATCTTATGAAGATTTAGATAAAACGATTGCAGCTTGTGAAGCTGTCTTCAGTTAA
- the yiaA gene encoding inner membrane protein YiaA, producing the protein MDYQTTVSINEDQKAKKSKKKVTTYNTKPTPAFVGASWAALCLGMVSYCIGLWNANMVLNEKGYYFTILLFGLFSVISVQKSVRDKLENIPVTEIYYGISWFTSVAAIALLVIGLWNADLELSEKGFYGMAFTLSLFAAIAVQKNTRDIAFLENDKTDNI; encoded by the coding sequence ATGGATTATCAAACAACAGTTTCAATTAATGAGGACCAAAAGGCTAAAAAGTCTAAAAAAAAGGTAACAACATATAATACAAAACCCACGCCAGCATTTGTAGGAGCATCTTGGGCGGCGTTATGTCTTGGTATGGTTTCTTATTGCATTGGATTATGGAATGCAAATATGGTTCTAAATGAAAAAGGGTATTATTTTACAATCTTACTTTTTGGATTATTCTCTGTCATTTCTGTGCAGAAATCTGTGAGAGACAAACTTGAAAATATACCAGTAACTGAAATTTATTATGGTATAAGTTGGTTTACTTCTGTTGCTGCAATAGCTTTATTAGTTATTGGGTTATGGAACGCAGATTTAGAACTTAGCGAAAAAGGCTTTTATGGGATGGCATTTACCTTAAGTCTTTTTGCTGCTATTGCAGTACAAAAAAACACAAGGGATATAGCGTTTTTAGAAAACGACAAAACAGACAATATTTAA